The Acinetobacter calcoaceticus sequence AAAGTTATTGTTTTTGGTATGAAAATCCCGCCAAATTATGGAACTGCGTATAGCAAAGCTTTTGAAAATAATTATAAAGTTGTCAGCCAAAAATATCAGGTGAAATTACTGCCATTTTTCCTAAATGGTGTCGCAGGTCAAAAACAGCTTATGCAAAATGACTTGATTCACCCAAATGCACAAGCACAATCAAAACTAGTTAATTTGGCTTATCCATACATAAAAGGTGCCCTGTAGGCACCTTTTAGTTTTAAGAATTATTGCTAATATGATTAGAAATCAAAAAAAGTAACTTCGCCAGTTTCTAGCGAATATTCAGCACCAACAACAATTAATTTACCTTGTGCAATTAAATTTTCTAGCACAGCCGAACCATGACGTAATTGATTTACTGAAGCAAAAACGTTCGAGCGCACTGCATGGCATGAAAGTTTTTTCAAATCATTTTTTAGATCAGTTTGCATCAAAATTTCAACTGAAGGCCGAACACGGTTCACAATCGACATTAAGTTTGCAGAGGGTGGTTGATCAGGATTCATCAACGTATCAATTGTTGCTTGAATCGCGCCACAATGACTATGTCCTAATACCACAACAACTGGGCAGTCATAACGCTCTGCTGCGAATTCAACACTACCTACTTGTGAAGGTGCAACGACGTTACCCGCAACACGAATTACGAATAAGTCACCAAGACCTTGGTCAAATACCATTTCTGCTGGTACACGAGAATCTGAACAACCTAATACAATCGCAAACGGATTTTGATCCTTTGCCATTTCAGCGCGTTCATGATGCGATAAGGTTTTTGCAAGGGAAGTATTTCCATTTACAAATCGTTGATTACCAGCTCTCAGACGATCTAAAACTTCTTGCGCAGTAGGCATTTTATATTTCCATTGTTTTTTCAAGGTTGGAAATCATTTTAATGTGTCAAATTTTGAATGTCACTGACAAAAAATTAAATCCTTTCCCATGAAAAATTTTAAAAATATGTCCTCTACTTGAATAGAGAATTTACTGCACATTTGCTACTGTTTAGCGAAAAAATAGACATACTTTGGTTCTCGGATTGACTATAATTTTTGTCCTTTTGATCATTGGGCAAATGACTCATTGGCAAAGTTTTTCAATAATTTTCAAACTCGCTTATGCCTCAAGGATGAAATCTTATGACAACGCTGTTTGTATCAACCAAAACTACCCTAAAAAAAACAGCTATGGCACTTGCCTTGGCCTGTAGCCTTACAACAATAACAGGTGTTTTTCAGACGCAAGCAGCTGATACGATAGATATAAACTTTCAGAATATTTTACAACAAGAGCGCAGTTGGGCAGGTTTACAAAGTAAAAGTTTAAAAGTTGGTGATATAACTTGGTCATATAGTGAAGGTGGGTCTGCCACTAAACCCACTTTACTCCTTATTCATGGATTAGGAGGGAGTCGTGATAACTGGAACCGTGTCTCTCGTTATCTGACAGCAAATTACCATGTCATTATTCCTGATTTACCTGGCAGTGGTGAAACCTTAGTTACACAAGACTTTGATTATTCAGTGCCTAATCTTGCCGAAAAATTACGTCGTTTTGTTGAAGCTGCAAATTTAAAAGGCCCTCTTCATATTGCTGGCCACTCACTTGGCGGTTCAATTGCCTTACTCTATGCTGGACAATATCCATTTGAAACCAAAAGCCTATTCTTAGTTGATAGTGGCGGTATTTTCCGTTCAGCAAATACAATTTATCTAAAAGATCCTGCTTACCTAAAACAACTTTTAGTATCTAAAAAGGGTGACTTTAACTATTTATTAAAGCAAACCATGTCTAATCCTCCGTTTATTCCAAAAGAATTTTTAGAAGCTCAAGAAAAGCTGATGATTAATCAGGCACCTCAAACTCAAAAACTGGTTGATCAACTTATTGCACTCAATAAAGTCTACACGCCAGATTCATTTGCAGTTCTCACCAAGACAATCGATGCACCGACACTAATTTTATGGGGTAAGCAAGATAAGATTATTAATGTCGAAGTCGCAAGTGAACTAAAACGACTTTTAAAAAATGCCCAGCCTCCAGTTATTTTAGAAAATGTCGGCCATATGCCGATTTTGGAAGCTGAGCAGTTGGTTATTCAACAATATGTACCGTTTTTACTTAAAGTAGAAACAAATCAGTCTTTAAGAACGACTACACCTTAAATAAAACTTCGGACTTGTGAGACCTTATGTCTACCCAACCGCTTATAGAAAAACTCATTGAAGCTCATCTTGATTTTTTAGATGAAGAATTCGCTCAGCCCCATGTTATCCAACAAGAATTTGAGCAATTTTATCATTGGTTGGGTAGTCGGCAACTACAACACCTCTGGACCTTTGAACAAATTCAGCAGCTGATTCAAAAGCAGATTTTAGACACCCCTGCTTCTGATTCCCTGCTTGAACAAATTGCAGAACATATCCGCTTTGCATTGATTCACCCAACCAATGACACTACAACAATTGAAGATGTTATTCCTGTTTTAACAATTGACGGAATTGCGCAATACGTTGCAAGTAAAGAACAGCATCGTAAAAAAATCATTAAAACGATTGTGAATAATCCTGCATTTTCAGCACTTTTGACTCAACTGATTCAACAAACAATGCATGACTATTTAGATGAGTCGATGTCAAAACGTGTGCCGGGCGTAGGGCGCTTTATGAAAATGGGGAAATCT is a genomic window containing:
- a CDS encoding alpha/beta fold hydrolase produces the protein MTTLFVSTKTTLKKTAMALALACSLTTITGVFQTQAADTIDINFQNILQQERSWAGLQSKSLKVGDITWSYSEGGSATKPTLLLIHGLGGSRDNWNRVSRYLTANYHVIIPDLPGSGETLVTQDFDYSVPNLAEKLRRFVEAANLKGPLHIAGHSLGGSIALLYAGQYPFETKSLFLVDSGGIFRSANTIYLKDPAYLKQLLVSKKGDFNYLLKQTMSNPPFIPKEFLEAQEKLMINQAPQTQKLVDQLIALNKVYTPDSFAVLTKTIDAPTLILWGKQDKIINVEVASELKRLLKNAQPPVILENVGHMPILEAEQLVIQQYVPFLLKVETNQSLRTTTP
- a CDS encoding carbonic anhydrase — its product is MPTAQEVLDRLRAGNQRFVNGNTSLAKTLSHHERAEMAKDQNPFAIVLGCSDSRVPAEMVFDQGLGDLFVIRVAGNVVAPSQVGSVEFAAERYDCPVVVVLGHSHCGAIQATIDTLMNPDQPPSANLMSIVNRVRPSVEILMQTDLKNDLKKLSCHAVRSNVFASVNQLRHGSAVLENLIAQGKLIVVGAEYSLETGEVTFFDF